The window CACACCACACCACAAAGGAACCACTTGGGGGGCACCAGTCGCTGTATGGCTGTATGTTTTACTGTTGGGATAGCAAGTGCGATTAGCCATATCGTGATGTCAAGAAGTAGAATCCTTGCTTAAGTCTGCTTCTATTACGACAGTCCTTGGCTggatcttcttcttcttgttattattactactactccctccgttcacttttataagtcgttTTAGACAAGTGAAATTGAGCTGTTTTGCACGGTGTCTGAGACATCTACCAAGCCTTATAAAAATGAACAGAGGAAGTATGTTTTACTGTTGCTTCATATCATCATGAAGTCGAAGGAAGGGCCCGAATATCTACCGAACGtcagatttttctttttagacatGACGAATCAAATCGAACGTTTCTTCAAGAGAAACTATGTATGCAAGCTACAAATAAATTTGCCATCATTCATGCTAATATAATAAAATGACATGGAAAACGTGTTTATCGTTTTCGTTCTTGCAGTGGGGAAGCAGCACCGACTGCGTAACGAGTGGAGGGTACCCGTCCGGCTGGTGTGGAGGAGGGCGTGAGGAGGTGTGGTGCGGTCGCTGGCTGGCTGGCAGGATCGTGGAGGCCGGACGGCGGCAGGCGGGATCCGGGACAGCCGCGCGGGAAACATCCTTACCGCCAAACATACTGGCGGTAGTCTATAAAACCCTACTGTCAAAGTGCTTTACAGTAGGCACGAGCACGCACTGTGTTCAACACTTAATTTTTTTTTAcggtagggcatgcaaccctaccgccagggaccttggcggtaggctgttagacCCTATCGCCATGAACCTTGGCGGTAGTAGAAGGACCAGATCTCAAAATTATATCAGACTAGGGTCAGATCTCGAATAGATACCCGAAATTTAGCGCTCCTCGGCGGCGACAAACTCGCATTTCCTGGCCGGCCGGATACCTCGTCTCCATCCCATCCGCCGGCGCTCCGCTCCACTCCCGGCCACTTGGTTCGGCCTTTTCCTACCGTTTGTGTCGTGTTGGTTGGTTTCCCCACGCCGCACGCGCCGGAAGGAAGCAACCCAACCCCGAAAGTCGCTTTTCCCACTCGCCAGGCCAGGCTAGGCTAGggtttttcttcctttctttcttttcgGAGGCCTTTCCGGCCAGCCATGTCCCTGTCCATGTCGTCGTCGCCCCctcttgcgcttctgcttccgctTGTCCCCCCACCCTGCCTCACTCGCTGACTCACCCGGGAGCTTCCACTCCGGGCCCAATGGACGAGGAGGAGGGCCCGCACCCGCTGCCGCTGCCGGAGCCGGGGCCGGAGGTGGGGGCGGAGGAGCCGGCGGCCGGCCGGCGCTGCGGCCGCCACCCGGACCAGCCCCTCACGGGCGTCTGCTCCGCCTGCCTCGTCGAGCGCCTCTCCTCCGTCCGCAGCCCCGCCCACCCCGAGATCCTCGAggtcgccaccacctcctcctcctcctcctccctcaacCCCGACGCCCGccccgcccccctccccctccccgtccCCGCTCCCGGCGACCAAGAAGACCAGGGCAAGCTGCGGAGGACGCTCATGCTGCTCTTCCAGATGGAcgactccggcgccgccgccgaccgccgtccGCCCGACGCCAAAGATCCCGGGGCATCAGAGGCGGGCCANNNNNNNNNNNNNNNNNNNNNNNNNNNNNNNNNNNNNNNNNNNNNNNNNNNNNNNNNNNNNNNNNNNNNNNNNNNNNNNNNNNNNNNNNNNNNNNNNNNNNNNNNNNNNNNNNNNNNNNNNNNNNNNNNNNNNNNNNNNNNNNNNNNNNNNNNNNNNNNNNNNNNNNNNNNNNNNNNNNNNNNNNNNNNNNNNNNNNNNNNNNNNNNNNNNNNNNNNNNNNNNNNNNNNNNNNNNNNNNNNNNNNNNNNNNNNNNNNNNNNNNNNNNNNNNNNNNNNNNNNNNNNNNNNNNNNNNNNNNNNNNNNNNNNNNNNNNNNNNNNNNNNNNNNNNNNNNNNNNNNNNNNNNNNNNNNNNNNNNNNNNNNNNNNNNNNNNNNNNNNNNNNNNNNNNNGATCTGCCGGGAGCCGCCGCCCGGTGGCAGGGGGGGCTCCTCCCTGGACCCGCCCCGCCACTCCTGGGACGGCTCCATGGTGGGCAGGGCCTTCGCCTGCTCCTTCGCGTGCCTAGAGGAGCCCTCCGATGGCGTCACCAGGGTCAGGCACAGCAATGCAGAGGAACCGGCCGGGGAGCGCCCTGCTGCCGGGGTGGCATCCGAGAGCAGGAACGGGGGGCATTCCGCCGAtgtggccggcggcgaggggccGAGGTTCAGGGAGAGGAGGAGCTGCAGTGACGCCGGCCTGGAGATAACCGTGTCAGCCTCAGGTGTCCGGCGCCGGAGGTCCAACAGGTGGAGCAGGGTGTGGGATCGCAGCATCACGAGTCCACTCAAGGAGTTCGTGAGGAAGGGGGAGCACGCTCTTGACCGGTCCTTCTCGGAGTCGAGGAGGGAAACCAGGAGGTGCAAAAATGGGGAGACAACAGACATCGAAAATGGCGAAATTCACCATGGCCGCAACGGGTCGGCACTTCCTGGCAGAGCAAGCCAGAGCACAAGCAGAAGATCACAAGCTCACACGGCTAATGGGGAGGAGCAGAATTTCCGCACGGATTGGCTCAGGAACAAGGAATGCAGGATCAGCAGGAGCAGGAGCGTGCATTACACTTCTCCTGGGAACTTCGATAATGGGATGCTGCGGTTTTACCTGACGCCGATGAGGAGCAACAGAGCCGCAAACAGGGGGAGGAGGAGAAGCTCGCGCTTGTTTGGAAGAGGACTTTTTGGTTTCGTTTGAGTGGCTCAGGTTGAATGCCATACATTTTAGAAGAGGGCAGCAGCACAAGCAACTTTTTCTTCAGAATCTACTTGGTTTCTTAGAAGTGGCTAACTCTGTAAGTTGTTCAGCAGCTACATTCTTTCTGCAGTACATTATTAAGCCCAACTTAGAGTCAGGAAGATTTAGCATAAGTTGCAGATTTGCTGCTGCTCTGTTCTTTTAAGACATTGCTTATAGATGGAATCAGGACTGTGCTGTCCAGATTAGTGTATCAGGTGTAATTATTTACATTATAATAATATTCGTATCAATTCTTCCAATCAGTAAAGGTATATACTGTTCTAAACTTGTAACATGTTGTTGCCTCCAAAACATATGCCATATGCCTATCCATGGACAAGATCACGAGCCAGAGAACTTTGAGCTGCTGTGTCTCATTATTAGAAATAGCCACATATGGCCCATATGCTACACAGCTTACACAGAGAAGGGAATAATATAAGCTGTGTATGAACTTTCCTGCTCTGCAACTCTTGCACTTTTGTTGTTAGTTTCTGTTTCCTATATTTTGTAGACTGTCTGTTAACCACTGGTCCATGCTGTTCATTGCTCTACAAATGACATTGAGGCTGCACTGGTGTGGTCCTTACAGAAGGCATGAGAGTTCTCAAtggtggggtccttgtgccaaatgaTTCCATATGTATCCCCAACTTCAGTCAGTGTATTCACATCTTTAACTTGTCTAGGTAAGGATACAGTATAAACCGATTGGCACTCGTGTATTTTGTTTTAGTCTAGGAAACAGGCATTTGAAGGTCTTGCCTGTATATGTTTGCTCTTGCTAGATCAGCTAGCTATGTAGGGCCACTTTTTGAGGACATTTATCTGTTCTTGTTTTCTTTGCGCAACGCCTGAATTATGATCCTTGAGAGTTCGGACTATTCAATTCTTAAACAGGCTGAATATTTGCGATGGTACTTTATCCCTACCTATCATCGCCAGTGAAGTACTGTTCTAAACTTGTAACATGTTGCTGAAACATGTACTAGCATATACAGTATCTATCTTTGGGCAAGTTCACAAACATGCAGCCCATATGCTACAATTTACTCAAAAGAAGGCAACAATAAGCTGTGTATGGACGTTCATGTCTTGCAACTCTTCCTCTTTGTTAGTTTTTCCGTTTCCTATATTTGAAGACCGTTAACACACTCCATTGCAGCCACTGGTCCATGCCCTTGCCTGCTCTATAAATGGCATTGAGGCTGCACTGATGTGGTCCTTACCAAGGGCATGAGAGTTCTCAATGGTGGGTGTCCTCTCCTTGTGGTAAATGATTCCATATGTGCCCCAACTTGAGTGCATTCCCATCTTTAACTTGGCCAGATAAGGTTAAAGTGTGAGCCACATCTGCACCGCTGTTTTATTTTTCGTAGGAAACGGAAATTTCAAAAGGTCGGGTTGCATATGTTTGGTTCACTCTGGCTAGACCAGCTATGGCCATCAGTTGCGGACTTTTAGTATCTGTTGAAGTTCCTTGTTTCATACAGAGATTTCAGACTGCCGTGTTCTTAAACAGGATGGATGGATGTGGATACTGTAATATCACAGAtctgttgctccccgtttaatgaTTTGTGATTGTGATGATACCTTGTCGCCTTCTCTTTCATCATATAGATATAtaaagtgtctcaactttagtacaactttgtaccaagacatttattttgggacggatggagtaatCTGGTAAGTTGTCTACCAAGGTTTTAAATAGTTCCGGCAGCAGAGAAGTAGCATATGAATGTAAAGGAGCTGGATGAATCAACAGCTCAAGGTTTTGGTGGATCAAATCAAAGGTGTGTTTTGTTCTGGCAGAATTGTTCCATTCTTGGTACGCACTCCCTCcgtcgttccaaaataagtgtcgcggtTTTAGTTCAGTTTTGTGCTAAAGCCACgacacttatttttggaacggaggaagtaagtTCTAAGCCTCTAAGGCTTGTTCTTGCATGGAAGATTCAGACATGTTTGCCTTTTTTTGGGGGATGTTGACAtcgtttgcctttggatctgaatgAAAAGAAGTTTGCTACTGGTAGTCGTTTTTGTCAACAAATGCGGGCCATCTTTTTCTTTGCAGCTAAGTGTCAGTGAACTTGTCCAACTGCTCTGCACATGCAATTTTGCATCTTCAGTCCAGAGAGCCCATATGCTACAGTCTGCACAAAGAAGGCAATAATAAGCCGCGCATGAACTTTCCTGCTCTGCAGCTCTTGCCTTTTGTTGTTGGTTTGTGTttcctactactccctctgtaaactaatataagagcgtttagatcactactttagtgatctataaacgttctttatatttctttacggagggagtatatttcaaGACTGACCCTTAACCGCTGGTCCATGTCATTCGTTTCTCTATAAAAATGGCACTGAGACTGCACTGATGTGATGTGGTCCTTACCATAGGCACGAGAGATTCTCAATGGTTGGGTCATTGTGCCAAATGATTCCATACGTATCCCCCAACTTCAGTCAGTGTATTCCCACTTTTTTTCACTTGTCTAGATACAGTATTGCGTTTTTCTGTCTAGGAAACAGAGATTGCATATCTATATGTTGGTCCATTCTTGCTAGACTTTCAGTATCTTTTGAAGCTCCTCGTTTTCATACTGGTGCAACACCTACGAAATTATGATCCATCCGAGTTCAGACTGCTGGAGATTATCATTTTTAGAGCAATCCAGGTTTTACTACGCAATGCTGGATTACACTCTGAAGGCAAAGATGCAGCCAGGAAATCAGGCATTGCATCATAGCATTGCCCAACACTCGTGCTAAGAACCACCGAATTTCCTTGGTGCCGGATGTagagaagcttgaaggagcaagacGCCTTATTCGGTCCATTCAGGATATGAACGCCAGAGATCAAGGGTGTTGGCACTTGGCACTGTCTGTTTCCTGAAGGCCTTTAGCAGAAGCTTGTTCCAGAGATGATCGATGACGCGTTCTTAAACAGGATGGATATAATTAACAACACATATCCGTTGCTCCCCGTTTCATAATTTGTGACTGTTCTTAAAAAAAGTTTGACTTGGGACAAACCCAGAAgctcaagtattttggaacagaggaagtGCTTCGCATGTTTATTGTTTACATAATAAGTAAGTATAAACCAAGAACCTTTGTAAATTTGATTTTTCATTAtttgtttttgttgtttttaagCACCCATTTATGAATTTGTTTTGGCACGGTTTCTGCAGCAACGCGGGTTGGGCATTATGTACTTGATACTCAAAAGAAGTGAAGTGATCTGGAGTCGAAATTGATGCACCATATCCCACTTCATACTGACATCAGTAATGCTGACCATCTAGTTTGTAAGGTTGAGGATAATACTTGTGACACGCTTCTGACAGGCTCATGGGTGCGTTGACTCTAGCCTGCTGTGTAACGATAACTGCATGCGCCAAATTAGGAACCAGTCCTCCAAGCCCACACCAAAGAAGGGAGGAAACCCCTGTGAAATTGACCCTGTCCCATTTTGGTTCTTCTCTAGTCCTCATATATATTGACACTACGAAATCTCTACCTGTCATTCACAATGAATTTTTTTGTTCTTCAAAATGATATTGTTGAACTATATATTATTTATGTTCgacaataaaataaaaataatttagTGAATTTATTATAGCATCTGAAAAATATATTTTGAGAAAGTTCATGAAAATCTAATTGTACGTCTTTAACCAAGGAtgctagatatatatatatatatatatatatatatatatatatatatatatatatatatatatatatatatatatatatatatggattcaTATGTTTCAGTTAAACATAATACAAGTTTTATAGTGGTTGAGGAAAATAAGAGCCATTCATCGAGAATAGTTGAATGACGTataaacatttttttgaatcaAAGGGGTTTCCCCTCTGCCCCAACTTTTATTAAAGCCAACACAAAACCACAACACAAACGTTTCATAGCTCTCGACTACATTTATAAAGTCTGCAAAGTAGATAGGCATGTAACAGGAATACATCGAGCAAAAAATAGACCTATCAAACACCACTACGGATAACCCGGCCAAGCAATCCTAAGGAGCTCCCCGCGAGATGATCAAGCAACCTTACCTTATGCATCAGGAAGCAGCGTAACTTGAACATCAAACACAAAATCTTGCATTGCGAGATCCTAGCAAATCCAGAATGTACCGCAAGCTTCGCTATTTTCGACTCTTAAATTATAAGCTACTCCCTCCGCCCCACAATCTAAGATGCTTTTGCAAGCTGTTTTAGCTtgtagcttgcaaaaacgtcttatattacgaGACGGAGAAAGTATTTTTTGTGATGGGCATATATAGTAAACTAGACACGGAAGGCCTCTTTGTGTATTCTAGTATCTAGTTTAAGCGGAGACTGCAGCGCCGGAGCGGAGTCGCGCAAGAAAAGCCACcgtacccacctcagttggagccaCGAATTCTTGGGGAGAAGATAATAAAAGGACGGAAGGCGACTCCCACCCAGCCAGCACGTTCCTTGGAAGGCTCCTCCCTCCAGTGAGGTGCCAATGGGCTCGTCTCCAGCTCCAGGTAATTCCATCCACCAAACCAAACTCGAGATGCATTGTATGATCATTGGTTGAGGTTCCTTCCTACTccatccgttcggaattacttgtcgcgaaaatcCTGAGACCTTTTTGTTCTCGATCGATGTTGTGCCAAACGGACCACGTACGTGCAGATGATGCCATGAGGCAGCATCTGCTGGACGTGgacgtggacggcggcgacgggccCAAGATACGGGTGCGCGGGCTGACGCTGCGGCCGCCGGGGCCGGACGGCGAGCCGACCGTGCCCGGGTCCGACCTGGACGTGCCGCGCGGGGTGGTGATGGGCGTCATCGGCCCCAGCGGCAGCGGCAAGTCCACGCTGCTCCGCGCCCTCAACCGCCTCTGGGAGCCCGCCCCCGGCGCCGTCACCCTCGACGGCGCCGACATCCGCGGCCTCGACGTCCTCGCGCTCCGCCGCAGGGTCGGCATGCTCTTCCAGCTCCCCGCCATGTTCCACGGTACGCATCTGCCATTCAAATGCTCCATCGTTGACTTCAATTGCATGCTGGATCTGCGGCTCTGTCTGATCTGATGTGAACCATCTGCGCTGCTGCTGTGCTGCAGGAACGGTGGCGGACAACGTGCGGTACGGCCCGCGGCTGCGCGGCGAGACGCTGACCGACGCGCAGGTGGAGGAGCTGCTGGGCCTGTCGGACCTGGACCCCGCCCTGGCCTCCCGGCCGGCGTCGGAGCTGTCCGTCGGCCAGGCGCAGCGCGTCGCCCTGGCCCGCACCCTCGCCAACGACCCGGAGGTGCTGCTGCTGGACGAGCCGACGAGCGCGCTGGACCCCATCTCCACGCAGAACATCGAGGAGgccatcgtgcggctgaagaaggcGCGGGGGATCACCACGGTGATCGTCTCGCACAGCGTGAGGCAGATCCAGCGGATCGCCGACCTCGTgtgcctcgtcgtcgacggcgTCGTCGTGGAGGTGCTCCCGCCGTCCGACCTGTCCCAAGCCAAGCACCTCATGGCCCGACGCTTCCTGGAGCTCAGCTAGTTGAATGTTTGTTTGACTTTGGTCGCCGACTACACTGTTGAGTCTGTCTGACCTTGCTTAATTCGGACATGTCGCTTCAATCTTGCTACCACGACGAACGCTGTGTGCGATCTGCATAAATGTACTTCTCTTTTTGAGATAGCATAAATGTACTTTTGGTGTGTCTCGTAGACTGATGGAGCGAGAGAGGATTTTCTAGCTCTATACCTATACGGTCTATACCATACGAAGTAATTGATTTATTTATGGACACCGTGTGGTGTATTGGGTGGTTGTGccgcacgcctcgtgtggcatggagaagaacccgcccgcACGACCGCGTCCGGGCGCGCGCAGCCATAgcccgcacgtccggtgtgtggcaaAACCGCCCACATGTCTGGGCCAAACGACCGcgctgcccgcacgacccagcATGCCCGCCGTCCCGGGCTCCTTCCGATCCACAGTTCGCCCTGCCGCCATTGTCTCGCACCTCTCGATCCCCTACCTCCGTCGACTTCCTTCTCtgggcaaccagagcagatccCTAGCGCCTTCCCACCGCTAACCACCcaccccacccctcccccaccccaccccgtcCCACCCCAACCCCGCCCTCCCAAGACGACGAGCTAAAACAGGTGGATCTCCGATCTCCTTCTGTTTCTCGACCTTCTTTTGTCCAAAAATCTAAAATTGCAAATTTGCCCACGAAGATGGCGACTGGATCCATGCTATCAGGGCAAACACCCCAGGAATTTGTGTGTCTTTTCATTTACCCACCAACATACGCCAGATCTGCCATATACTATGCTAGACTTGTGCCAAGCTTCTGGGTTGGCTTGATGCGAGTAGTTGGTAATGAAGCATGCGTAGGAATCACTATAAAATAGGGAGAGAAAGGAGGAATTTGGCATGGGGAGGGAGAAAAAATAATTGCCACTTGTATCTAACGTCAGTTGCCATCTATCGTTGTCCATAGTTGCCACCATGTTATCTTATTGCTTGCCATCCTATTTTATTTTCTGTTGCCATCGCTTCAAAATGATGGATGGCATCCAGAATTCAGAAAAGAGAATGGATGTGCATGTCCTACTTGCCATGAGGTGTTGGTTGCCTATGCAAGAAATGTTATGAGATTGTCGTGTTATCTTCTACATGCAAACAACAAGAACGCTTTTTGCGGATTGTTGATGCGTTCTTCTTCATGCAGTGACTAAAAGCACCGTGACAGAAAAGAAAAGGCAGAATaatgaatcacgaagatggcgCTGATCCTTGGCTTTCTCAAAGGCCGGAAACGCCACCTTGGGATGCAGCAGAGTACAATCAACTCATTTCTTCAGGGccattgctgccactactagagcaCTACGCGGCATCGGTACGATGCATGATAAACAAAGAAGAAATAGTTGCCATGTTCGTGACAATGAAGATGTcattctacttatgtcctacaATCTATTTTtagcaggttcttatgaccaaatcACAATCAGGGgggcgctaacactgacaaatgtacgggcaATCAACTTCAGCTAGCTAATGTGGCAAATCAAGGTAACGCATACGAAAAAGAAACTTACTGTTGTGGACATGTAACTTGCAAGGATGGCAAAAGACTCACGAGTTATATCGGAAAAAATGTAGGaccttcatgcagcacgtggcatcaggcGGCAACCATGTACCTGCCATCAATGTTGTACACAGGTGAGTGCATGAAAGTGAAGTTGTGGACAGCGAGTTAGGAGAAAGGAACATGTCTGACAGTTGCAGTTTCCATGCATGGACAACTTCAGTTGCCATGGCTGGacaaactgcagttgccatgcctggacaaatgcagttgccatgtataaTCAAATGTGACTGCAATGTCTAAAAAACCGTGGATGACAAGTGTGAACAAATCTGTGTGGCATGGTTGGACCACTACATGTGCCATGTTGAacaaactacagttgccatgcaatGACCAACTGCTACCATGATCGCAGGTTGTTACGGTGGAACCACATCGGCAAACGTCTCATGGCAAGCTTCACAGTTGCAGGAAAGCGCTATTGCATATAGAGCACATCAAATTGGATGACAGACCACACAAGATCGGCACATGCGGCACAACAAGGTAAAAAAAGTGAAAACAAAAAACAGTACTGCATTTGCTTTTGTGGAGAATAGCATGTGAAGAAAAGTAGATTTGTAACGGTGGTGGTGGAAAAAGCAAACAAAAAATGCTAACAAGTGGTCGTGTGCAAAGAGTCGTATACTGTCTTCGGGATTTGCCAATTGCTATAAGAGTGTGTGCAACATTCATGATTGTTCACATTTGCGTATTGAGCACAAGCGTAGAATATAAGTTTTGATGCTAAAGTATACTGGTTGCCATGTGTTGGCAATAGTAGTTGCCATGTATGTTGGACTGTATCTACCATTGCTATATGCTGCAAGTTCTGATGCTGAAAGACAATGGTTGCCATGTGTTGGCAACAGTAGTTGCCATGCGTGTTGGACTATATCTGCCATTGCTATATGCTATGAGTTCTGATGCTAAAAAGACGCTGGTTTCCATGTGTTGGCAACGGTAGTTGCCATGTGGTTGGACTGTAGCTGCCATTACTGGAGAATTACAGTTGCCATGCATGGCCATATGCAGATTCACGGCTTGCTGTGTGAATGATGTCATGCAAAATCACATGCAGTTGCTGTACTCCGTTACGATAAACATGACATTCAAGCAAAATCTTACGCTCATACCTGATTTTTTATTGCAGGACCTTCAACTACAATTAACAGCGGCGCGGGGACATCTATTctgcggggagctctgagcgcacagacgacgcgttccaccagccagcCAACACTCATGCCACAAACAATGCTGAGTCAGTGTCGGAAATGGCAATCGTGCCAGCAATACCGACAA is drawn from Triticum dicoccoides isolate Atlit2015 ecotype Zavitan chromosome 4A, WEW_v2.0, whole genome shotgun sequence and contains these coding sequences:
- the LOC119287638 gene encoding uncharacterized protein LOC119287638; translation: MDEEEGPHPLPLPEPGPEVGAEEPAAGRRCGRHPDQPLTGVCSACLVERLSSVRSPAHPEILEVATTSSSSSSLNPDARPAPLPLPVPAPGDQEDQGKLRRTLMLLICREPPPGGRGGSSLDPPRHSWDGSMVGRAFACSFACLEEPSDGVTRVRHSNAEEPAGERPAAGVASESRNGGHSADVAGGEGPRFRERRSCSDAGLEITVSASGVRRRRSNRWSRVWDRSITSPLKEFVRKGEHALDRSFSESRRETRRCKNGETTDIENGEIHHGRNGSALPGRASQSTSRRSQAHTANGEEQNFRTDWLRNKECRISRSRSVHYTSPGNFDNGMLRFYLTPMRSNRAANRGRRRSSRLFGRGLFGFV
- the LOC119289536 gene encoding protein STAR1-like isoform X2 → MGSSPAPDDAMRQHLLDVDVDGGDGPKIRVRGLTLRPPGPDGEPTVPGSDLDVPRGVVMGVIGPSGSGKSTLLRALNRLWEPAPGAVTLDGADIRGLDVLALRRRVGMLFQLPAMFHGTVADNVRYGPRLRGETLTDAQVEELLGLSDLDPALASRPASELSVGQAQRVALARTLANDPEVLLLDEPTSALDPISTQNIEEAIVRLKKARGITTVIVSHSVRQIQRIADLVCLVVDGVVVEVLPPSDLSQAKHLMARRFLELS
- the LOC119289536 gene encoding protein STAR1-like isoform X1; its protein translation is MLCQTDHVRADDAMRQHLLDVDVDGGDGPKIRVRGLTLRPPGPDGEPTVPGSDLDVPRGVVMGVIGPSGSGKSTLLRALNRLWEPAPGAVTLDGADIRGLDVLALRRRVGMLFQLPAMFHGTVADNVRYGPRLRGETLTDAQVEELLGLSDLDPALASRPASELSVGQAQRVALARTLANDPEVLLLDEPTSALDPISTQNIEEAIVRLKKARGITTVIVSHSVRQIQRIADLVCLVVDGVVVEVLPPSDLSQAKHLMARRFLELS